A window from Triticum aestivum cultivar Chinese Spring chromosome 6D, IWGSC CS RefSeq v2.1, whole genome shotgun sequence encodes these proteins:
- the LOC123144874 gene encoding phosphoenolpyruvate carboxylase kinase 1 has protein sequence MSADLNRDYEIGEEIGRGRFGVVHRCTSRSTGEAFAVKSVDRANLADDLDRELAEIEPKLAQLAGAGNPGVVQVHAVYEDDTWTHMVMDLCSGPDLLDWVRLRRGAPVPEPVAADIIAQLAQALALCHRRGVAHRDVKPDNVVLDVDDDGENSSPRARLADFGSAAWIGADGGRAEGLVGTPHYVAPEVVSGGHYGEKADVWSAGVVMYVLLSGGALPFGGETAKDVLSAVMRGSVRFPPRLFSGVSPAAKDLMRRMMCRDEWRRFSAEQVLRHPWIVSGGGARAMEQPT, from the exons ATGAGTGCAGACCTAAACCGAGACTACGAGATTGGCGAGGAGATCGGGCGCGGGCGGTTCGGCGTCGTCCACCGCTGCACGTCGCGCTCCACCGGCGAGGCCTTCGCCGTCAAGTCCGTGGACCGCGCCAACCTCGCCGACGACCTCGACCGGGAGCTGGCGGAGATCGAGCCCAAGCTGGCCCAGCTCGCCGGCGCGGGGAACCCGGGCGTCGTGCAGGTGCACGCCGTCTACGAGGACGACACGTGGACCCACATGGTCATGGACCTCTGCTCCGGCCCGGACCTGCTCGACTGGGTCCGCCTCCGCCGCGGCGCGCCCGTGCCGGAGCCCGTCGCCGCGGACATCATCGCGCAGCTCGCCCAGGCGCTCGCGCTCTGCCACCGTCGCGGGGTGGCCCACCGCGACGTGAAGCCTGACAACGTCGTCCTGGACGTCGACGACGACGGTGAAAACAGCTCCCCGCGCGCGCGGCTCGCGGACTTCGGGTCGGCCGCGTGGATCGGCGCCGACGGCGGCCGCGCCGAGGGCCTCGTGGGCACCCCACACTACGTCGCGCCCGAGGTTGTTTCCGGCGGCCACTACGGCGAGAAGGCGGACGTGTGGAGCGCGGGCGTGGTGATGTACGTGCTGCTCTCCGGCGGAGCGCTCCCCTTCGGCGGCGAGACGGCGAAGGACGTGCTCTCGGCCGTGATGCGGGGCAGCGTTAGGTTCCCCCCGAGGCTGTTCTCCGGCGTGTCTCCGGCCGCCAAGGACCTCATGAGGCGGATGATGTGCCGCGACGAGTGGCGACGCTTCTCCGCCGAGCAAGTTCTCC GCCACCCGTGGATCGTGAGCGGCGGAGGAGCCCGGGCGATGGAGCAGCCAACCTGA